GATCGCCAGGTACGGGTTGGCGCTCGCGTCGCCGAGGCGCAGTTCGAGCCGGGCGCCGGATCCCCGCTCGGGCGGGATGCGCACCATGGCGCTGCGGTTGTCCAGGCCCCAGTCGATCAGCCAGGGCGCGAGGGTGTCGGGGCCGAAGCGTTTGTACGAGTTGACCGTGGGGTTGAGCAGGGCGGCCAGGGCGGGCGCGTGCGCCAGGACGCCGGCGACGGCGTGCCGGGCGGTGGCGGACAGGCCGTACGCACCGGACGGGTCGTCGAAGGTGTTGCGGCCCTCCTCGTCGTCGCAGGACAGGTGGAGGTGGAAGCCGGAGCCGCCCGCGTCGTTGAAGGGCTTGGCCATGAAGGTGGCCAGCCGGCCCTCCTTCCGCGCCAGTTCCTTGATCGCGGCCTTGAAGCGGAAGGACCGGTCGGCGGCCGACACGGCGTCCGAGTGCGCCAGGTTGATCTCGATCTGGCCGCCGTCGAACTCGTGGTTGCCGCTGATCGCCCCGACCTTCAGATCGCGCACGTGCCGCAGGGTGCGCAGCAGGTGGTTGTCCGGGTCGGCGCGCAGGCCGGCGGTGTAGACGACCCCGGGGTCGGGTGCGTACCGGCGCCAGCCTCCGGCCGGGTCCGGGTCGCACAGGAAGTACTCCAGCTCGGGCCCCACCACCGGCCGCAGCCCGTGCTCGGCGCACCGGGCGAGGACGGACCGCAGCAGGTCGCGGGGCGACTCGGGCGCGGGGGCGCCGGTCGCCGGGTCGACGACCTCGCCCAGACAGGCCGCCACTCCCGGCTCCCAGGGCAGCGGCACCAGCGTGTCGAGGTCCGGCCGGACGCAGATGTCCGGCAGGCCCGCGTCGAGCCCGCCGCTGACCGGGACCACGTCGCCCTGCGGGCTGGTGTGGTAGACGGCCCGGCAGAACGCCAGCCCGTGCTCGCACGCGCGGGGCAACTCGTCCAGCAGCACGTCACGCGCCCGGTCGGTGCCGATCAGGTCGGGATAGGTCACCCGGACCACGTCGATGCCGTCGGCGGCGAGCCGGTCCATGTGGCGGCGGACTTCTTCAAGGTCGTGAGCGCTCACCGTTGTCTCCTCGGGCGGACGTCGGGACACCTCCGGGACACGGGGGCCGGGGAGGCGGGTGGCGTGGGAGCGAGCGGCCGGGCGCGGCGGAGCCAGGACCGCCCGGAGCTTGTTTGATGCCAAACGGTAGGGGTGGGTGAAGGGTGCCGCAAGAGGGCGGGGGCAAGAATTTATCCATCCGGATAGCTATTGACCAGGCCCCTGCCCCTGCCTACCTTGTTTGGAGCCAAACGAGTTCGGGGCGCGTCCACCGCACCCCGTTGGCCGGGGCCCGGCCCCTTCCGGCCGGGCCCCTTCTTCCCTTCCCCTCGACGCCCTCACATTCAGGAGGACCGGCCATGAAGGTCGTCGTCGACATGAACAGGTGCCAGGACCACGGCCAGTGCGTCTTCGCCGCCCCCGACGTCTTCCGCCTGGACGACG
This genomic stretch from Streptomyces sp. Go-475 harbors:
- a CDS encoding glutamine synthetase family protein, translating into MSAHDLEEVRRHMDRLAADGIDVVRVTYPDLIGTDRARDVLLDELPRACEHGLAFCRAVYHTSPQGDVVPVSGGLDAGLPDICVRPDLDTLVPLPWEPGVAACLGEVVDPATGAPAPESPRDLLRSVLARCAEHGLRPVVGPELEYFLCDPDPAGGWRRYAPDPGVVYTAGLRADPDNHLLRTLRHVRDLKVGAISGNHEFDGGQIEINLAHSDAVSAADRSFRFKAAIKELARKEGRLATFMAKPFNDAGGSGFHLHLSCDDEEGRNTFDDPSGAYGLSATARHAVAGVLAHAPALAALLNPTVNSYKRFGPDTLAPWLIDWGLDNRSAMVRIPPERGSGARLELRLGDASANPYLAIAGTITAALLGVLAGEEPPAPLEGYGYDTARSAVLPQTLSAALDALEADTALTDLLGKGFTTSFLSYKRDEVERFHRHVTDWEFTEYAHHL